One Phycisphaerae bacterium DNA window includes the following coding sequences:
- a CDS encoding cytochrome C biogenesis protein encodes ATTNALYGAALLLVYGIGHCSVIVAAGTSTEMVQRYLDWNEHSKGAVILKKVCGVLVLLGGLCLLYTAH; translated from the coding sequence CGCGACGACCAACGCTCTCTATGGCGCGGCGTTGTTGCTCGTGTACGGCATCGGGCACTGCTCGGTGATCGTGGCCGCGGGAACGTCGACCGAAATGGTGCAGCGATACCTGGACTGGAACGAGCACTCCAAGGGCGCGGTGATCCTCAAGAAGGTCTGTGGCGTCCTGGTTCTGCTCGGCGGGTTGTGTCTGTTGTATACGGCCCATTGA